A single window of Rhizophagus irregularis chromosome 32, complete sequence DNA harbors:
- a CDS encoding Acetolactate synthase mitochondrial — translation MSSTHTFSTSLQRATSGYSALISSRVNKRIKYTLPAFTYLTNNQRRWKASAVSPHPQPVPYYSPPPTRKQKIPPPSIPNQNIPSPSTPSISKNVQAATYDDSFVGLTGGQIFHELMLRHGVKHVFGYPGGAILPVFDAIYNSTHFDFILPRHEQGAGHMAEGYARASGKPGVILVTSGPGATNVVTPMQDALLDGTPLIVFCGQVPVSAIGTDAFQEADVVGISRACTKWNVMVKDIAELPRRITEAFEIATTGRPGPVLVDLPKDVTASVLTKPIPTQYTIPFRAFNESPALASSLTNTPNIRRAAEMINKAKRPIIYAGQGVLSTSEGPTRLRELASLGNIPVTTTLQGLGAFDELDSRSLHMLGMHGSAYANLAMQNADTIIALGARFDDRVTGRLSHFAPKAKQAAAENRGGIIHFEISPKNINKVIQATTAVEGDVSDNLNRLLPLIESSERKEWFSEIDEWKRRYPWKYTKPSSPDQVLKPQQVIEELDKQTTDYKEKVLITTGVGQHQMWAAQFFRWRHPRTMITSGGLGTMGYGLPSAIGAKVASPDKIVIDIDGDASFCMTGMELATASQYNIGVKVLILNNDFQGMVKQWQDLFYEERYSQTRMVNPDFVKLSESMGVKALRIRTEEELPSKMKEFLEYNDGPIVCDVIIEKHEHVYPMVPAGKALDEFIVHPDLTK, via the exons atgagttCAACTCATACATTTTCAACGTCTCTGCAACGTGCTACGTCGGGTTATTCTGCCCTCATATCTTCCAGAgttaacaaaagaataaaatatactttgcCAGCATTTACTTATCTTACTAACAACCAACGACGATGGAAGGCTAGTGCTGTCAG TCCTCATCCACAACCTGTACCTTATTATTCTCCACCACCAACACGAAAACAAAAGATCCCTCCCCCATCAATAccaaatcaaaatattccttCTCCATCGACACCATCAATCTCAAAAAATGTTCAGGCAGCCACATATGATGATTCCTTTGTGGGCTTAACGGGTGGTCAAATATTTCATGAATTGATGTTGCGTCATGGCGTAAAACATGTATTTGGATATCCAGGAGGAGCGATTCTCCCTGTATTTGATGCTATATACAATTCGACTCATTTCGATTTTATCCTTCCAAGACATGAACAAGGAGCCGGTCATATGGCGGAGGGTTATGCAAGAGCAAGTGGTAAACCAGGTGTCATATTGGTTACTTCCGGTCCTGGAGCAACAAATGTTGTTACCCCTATGCAAGACGCTCTTTTGGATGGTACTCCCTTGATTGTATTTTGCGGACAAGTTCCTGTATCAGCTATTGGAACTGATGCTTTCCAAGAAGCTGACGTTGTTGGTATAAGTCGTGCCTGCACaaag tGGAATGTAATGGTAAAAGATATTGCAGAATTGCCACGTCGTATTACTGAAGCATTTGAAATAGCTACCACTGGTCGTCCTGGACCTGTACTTGTTGATCTTCCGAAGGATGTTACTGCTAGCGTGCTTACAAAACCTATACCTACACAATACACAATTCCTTTTCGAGCGTTTAACGAATCACCTGCATTAGCATCTTCTTTAACAAATACACCTAATATTAGACGTGCAGCTGAAATGATCAATAAAGCCAAGCGACCCATCATTTATGCAGGTCAAGGAGTTCTATCAACTTCGGAAGGACCAACGCGTTTAAGAGAACTAGCGTCACTTGGTAATATTCCAGTGACAACAACTTTACAAGGGCTTGGTGCTTTTGATGAATTGGACTCTCGTAGTCTACATATGTTAGGTATGCATGGGTCAGCCTACGCAAATTTGGCCATGCAAAATGCTGACACCATTATTGCCTTAGGAGCAAGATTTGATGATCGTGTTACTGGTCGTCTGTCTC ATTTTGCACCAAAAGCCAAACAGGCAGCAGCAGAAAATAGAGGGGGTATAATTCACTTTGAAATAAGTCCCAAGAATATTAATAAGGTTATACAAGCTACAACAGCCGTTGAAGGAGATGTTTCAGATAATCTTAATAGGCTTTTACCACTTATTGAATCATCAGAAAGAAAGGAATGGTTTTCAGAGATTGATGAATGGAAAAGAAGGTACCCATGGAAATATACCAAACCGTCATCACCGGATCAAGTATTAAAACCGCAACAGGTCATAGAAGAATTGGACAAGCAGACAacagattataaagaaaaagtacTTATAACAACAGGAGTGGGACAGCATCAAATGTGGGCAGCACAATTTTTTAGATGGAGACATCCAAGAACAATGATTACATCAGGTGGATTAGGTACAATGGGATATGGATTACCATCAGCGATTGGAGCAAAAGTTGCAAGTCctgataaaattgttattgatATTGATGGGGATGCAAGTTTTTGTATGACAGGAATGGAATTAGCTACGGCATCACAATATAATATTGGAGTAAAAgttctaattttaaataatgattttcaaGGAATGGTAAAACAGTGGCAAGATCTCTTTTATGAAGAAAGATATAGTCAAACGAGAATGGTGAATcctgattttgtaaaattatcagAATCGATGGGAGTTAAAGCATTGAGAATTCGTACAGAAGAAGAATTACCAAGTAAGatgaaagaatttttagaatataatGATGGACCAATTGTATGCGAT
- a CDS encoding Acetolactate synthase mitochondrial variant 2, which translates to MSSTHTFSTSLQRATSGYSALISSRVNKRIKYTLPAFTYLTNNQRRWKASAVSPHPQPVPYYSPPPTRKQKIPPPSIPNQNIPSPSTPSISKNVQAATYDDSFVGLTGGQIFHELMLRHGVKHVFGYPGGAILPVFDAIYNSTHFDFILPRHEQGAGHMAEGYARASGKPGVILVTSGPGATNVVTPMQDALLDGTPLIVFCGQVPVSAIGTDAFQEADVVGISRACTKWNVMVKDIAELPRRITEAFEIATTGRPGPVLVDLPKDVTASVLTKPIPTQYTIPFRAFNESPALASSLTNTPNIRRAAEMINKAKRPIIYAGQGVLSTSEGPTRLRELASLGNIPVTTTLQGLGAFDELDSRSLHMLGMHGSAYANLAMQNADTIIALGARFDDRVTGRLSHFAPKAKQAAAENRGGIIHFEISPKNINKVIQATTAVEGDVSDNLNRLLPLIESSERKEWFSEIDEWKRRYPWKYTKPSSPDQVLKPQQVIEELDKQTTDYKEKVLITTGVGQHQMWAAQFFRWRHPRTMITSGGLGTMGYGLPSAIGAKVASPDKIVIDIDGDASFCMTGMELATASQYNIGVKVLILNNDFQGMVKQWQDLFYEERYSQTRMVNPDFVKLSESMGVKALRIRTEEELPSKMKEFLEYNDGPIVCDVIIEKHEHVYPMVPAVFYKIFR; encoded by the exons atgagttCAACTCATACATTTTCAACGTCTCTGCAACGTGCTACGTCGGGTTATTCTGCCCTCATATCTTCCAGAgttaacaaaagaataaaatatactttgcCAGCATTTACTTATCTTACTAACAACCAACGACGATGGAAGGCTAGTGCTGTCAG TCCTCATCCACAACCTGTACCTTATTATTCTCCACCACCAACACGAAAACAAAAGATCCCTCCCCCATCAATAccaaatcaaaatattccttCTCCATCGACACCATCAATCTCAAAAAATGTTCAGGCAGCCACATATGATGATTCCTTTGTGGGCTTAACGGGTGGTCAAATATTTCATGAATTGATGTTGCGTCATGGCGTAAAACATGTATTTGGATATCCAGGAGGAGCGATTCTCCCTGTATTTGATGCTATATACAATTCGACTCATTTCGATTTTATCCTTCCAAGACATGAACAAGGAGCCGGTCATATGGCGGAGGGTTATGCAAGAGCAAGTGGTAAACCAGGTGTCATATTGGTTACTTCCGGTCCTGGAGCAACAAATGTTGTTACCCCTATGCAAGACGCTCTTTTGGATGGTACTCCCTTGATTGTATTTTGCGGACAAGTTCCTGTATCAGCTATTGGAACTGATGCTTTCCAAGAAGCTGACGTTGTTGGTATAAGTCGTGCCTGCACaaag tGGAATGTAATGGTAAAAGATATTGCAGAATTGCCACGTCGTATTACTGAAGCATTTGAAATAGCTACCACTGGTCGTCCTGGACCTGTACTTGTTGATCTTCCGAAGGATGTTACTGCTAGCGTGCTTACAAAACCTATACCTACACAATACACAATTCCTTTTCGAGCGTTTAACGAATCACCTGCATTAGCATCTTCTTTAACAAATACACCTAATATTAGACGTGCAGCTGAAATGATCAATAAAGCCAAGCGACCCATCATTTATGCAGGTCAAGGAGTTCTATCAACTTCGGAAGGACCAACGCGTTTAAGAGAACTAGCGTCACTTGGTAATATTCCAGTGACAACAACTTTACAAGGGCTTGGTGCTTTTGATGAATTGGACTCTCGTAGTCTACATATGTTAGGTATGCATGGGTCAGCCTACGCAAATTTGGCCATGCAAAATGCTGACACCATTATTGCCTTAGGAGCAAGATTTGATGATCGTGTTACTGGTCGTCTGTCTC ATTTTGCACCAAAAGCCAAACAGGCAGCAGCAGAAAATAGAGGGGGTATAATTCACTTTGAAATAAGTCCCAAGAATATTAATAAGGTTATACAAGCTACAACAGCCGTTGAAGGAGATGTTTCAGATAATCTTAATAGGCTTTTACCACTTATTGAATCATCAGAAAGAAAGGAATGGTTTTCAGAGATTGATGAATGGAAAAGAAGGTACCCATGGAAATATACCAAACCGTCATCACCGGATCAAGTATTAAAACCGCAACAGGTCATAGAAGAATTGGACAAGCAGACAacagattataaagaaaaagtacTTATAACAACAGGAGTGGGACAGCATCAAATGTGGGCAGCACAATTTTTTAGATGGAGACATCCAAGAACAATGATTACATCAGGTGGATTAGGTACAATGGGATATGGATTACCATCAGCGATTGGAGCAAAAGTTGCAAGTCctgataaaattgttattgatATTGATGGGGATGCAAGTTTTTGTATGACAGGAATGGAATTAGCTACGGCATCACAATATAATATTGGAGTAAAAgttctaattttaaataatgattttcaaGGAATGGTAAAACAGTGGCAAGATCTCTTTTATGAAGAAAGATATAGTCAAACGAGAATGGTGAATcctgattttgtaaaattatcagAATCGATGGGAGTTAAAGCATTGAGAATTCGTACAGAAGAAGAATTACCAAGTAAGatgaaagaatttttagaatataatGATGGACCAATTGTATGCGAT